The DNA region TCCACAGTACGCAAGTTCAAGGGACTTTCCGGATTTCCTAAAAGAGAAGAATCGGTTTACGATCTATATAATACGGGTCATGCGGGCACTTCTATCTCCCAAGCTTTGGGAGAAGCGGTAGCTAGAGATCTGACCGGAAAAGATTATTCAGTCGCAGCAATTATCGGGGACGCATCCATCGCTACAGGAATGGCTTTGGAAGCAATGAACCACGCAGGACATCTTAAAAAAGATCTATTAGTTGTTCTAAATGACAATTATATGTCCATCTCCAAGAACGTCGGATCCATCTCCAACTACTTGAATAATATCATCAGCTCTCATTTTTATCTGAACTGGAAAAGGATATTTTACACCTTCCTGAAATGGTTCCCTATCGTTGGACCAGCGATGGAAAGCTTTTTCAAAAGGGTAGAGAAAGGATTTAAAGATGTTTTCACTCCCGGCGGTCTATTCGAAGACCTAGGTTTTATTTATATAGGACCTGAAGACGGTCACGATGTGATCCGTTTGGTTAAGATGCTTAGTAAGATCAAGACCATGAAAGGGCCTGTTCTTTTCCATACGATCACCCAAAAAGGAAAAGGTTATATTCCGGCAGAAAAGGACCCAATCAAATACCATGGAGTTACTCCGTTTCGTAAGGAAGATGGGGCCATGGATTCGGGCGATTCTTCTAAAATTTCCTACTCTAAGATTGTGGGTAAGGTACTTTCCGATCTAACCGAAAAAAATCCGCGCATTGCTGCAATTACTCCAGCAATGATAGAAGGTTCCGGACTCGGGGAATATGTTTCCAAATTCCCGGATCATGTCTACGACGTGGGCATTGCAGAGCAGCACTCGGTTGCTTTTGCAGGTGCTATGACAAACGGGGATGTGATCCCTTATATGTGTATTTATTCCACCTTCTTGACCAGAGGGATGGACCAATTGGTAGAAGATGTTTCTTTAATGAATCTTCCTGTTCGATTTGTGATCGATAGAGCAGGTTGTGTTGGGCCGGATGGAGAGACTCACCAAGGATTATTCGATCTAAGTTACCTTCTATCCTTGCCGAATATGGACGTGTTTGTTCCTTCTTCCGGACAGGATCTGGTAGATTCACTTAAGTATATGGAGAATTATGACAAGTCTCCGATCGCAATCCGATTCCCTAAGGCGAGTGTGGAACTTTCCGGTTTGGATTTCAGCGCGGAGAAGGATCTAAAACCCGGAAGTTTTAGAGTGATACAAAGAGGAACGGATATCGCTCTTCTTTCCATCGGTTCTATGTTAGAGGAAGCTAAAAAAGCAACTAGCATATTGGAGCAGGAAGGATATTCGGTCACATTGATCGACCTTGTATGGCTGAGGCCACTGGGTAAAGAGGCTTTGGACGAAGAACTTTCTCATGTCCGTCATTTTGCGATCCTGGATGAAAGTTATTTGGATGGAGGAGCTTCCGGATATTTGCTAAACCGGATCTCTCCCGAGTATTTAGGACGTTTTATTAAAACATTCGCGTTCCCTTCCGAGGTGATTCACCACGGGGAAAGAAAGGAAATTTTCGCGGAATACGGTTTGGATGCTATTAGTATCTCCAAGTTTCTCCGGGAAAACGTAAAGAAGGAAGTCCTACACGGAAAACGGAATTAAGCTATTTCAAGAGGCGTCCGAAAATAAAAATAAAAACGGGTAGATAATTGGAAAACCTGACGCCTGAAGACAAGCTAGAAGCATCTAAATTTTTTTATAGAACCGGCGATTTGGATCGTGCGGAATTCCTACTAAAATCCTCTTTGGAAGATTCCGAAAGCCATGAGACCTACTTTTTTCTAGGTCTTATCGAAAACCAAAGAAACAATTGGAAAAAAGGCCTGTACTATTTTTACCGCTCTGTAGAAGTGAATTCCGAATACGGAAATCCTTGTAACGAGATCGGTATCCTTCTTCTTCGTATGGGAAGGGAAAGAGAATCCGTTTTCTGGCTGAAAAAATCTCTTCGTTGTACTTTAAACGACGCACCTCATATTTCTCTTTTTAACCTGGCTACTCTTTACAAGATCTGGAATCGTCCCGAAAGATCCTTGCAGTATCTGCATAAGGCGATCGTAATGAAGCCGGATTTTGAAGAGGCGAAGCGCCTTAGAGAAGAACTCAACTCTGCGATCTAAGAATGTCTAACGAAACGATTATAATTCGCTCTGCTAGGCCGGAAGATGCGGCCGCTACTGTTCCTTTGATCTATAGTTCCGGGCCCGCTGCCTGGGACTATGTGTTTAACGAGGGAAAAATTTCCGCCCAGGATTTTCTCATCAAATCCTTCCAAGGAACGAAAAATACATTCAGCTATAAGAATCATTATCTGGCTGAAAAAAAGGGCGAGGTTGTAGGAAGTATCGTTATATTCCGTTCTGAGAACTTCTTCTTTCAAAATGCTGCTACTGCTGGAAATATTTTTCGTATTTATAAATTAAGTGCACCTAAGGTCGCAGTCCGCGGATTAAGTATGGAAGGAATGATCCAACCTCCTAAATCAGGCAGATTATATTTGGGTCATATCGCTGTTCCACAAAAGGAAAGAAGACAAGGAATAGCGGAGAAGTTGATAAAATTCGCTGTTTCGACTTACCCAGATTACGACAAAATTTCTTTGGATGTTTCCCAAGAAAATCCGAACGCTCAAGGTCTATATAAAAAATTAGGATTCGAGATCCTAGAATCCAGGAATTTTGCGGGGCCTAAGGGACTTGTACCTAACCATTATTATATGGAAGCGAATCGTTCCTCTTTCTAAGCCCGAATTTTATTCCATCCCGATCTATAAACTGGAACGACAAATCGTCGGATTTCTAATATACTTTTGTTCCTTACTCATTCTAAAGGAAGAAAAGAATGGAATTTGCTCCGGAGATGTTGGAATACGCGAATCTGATTTCCTCTAAGGGACTTACAGGTTTTACTCAAGGAAGTATCCAAGAAAGAAGGGACGGTTATTCCGCAATAGGAGAACTTTTGGGAGAAGGTCCTCTCATGAGAGAAGTCCAGGACATCTCAATTCCTTCCAAGAGCGGAAATGTATTCATAAAAAATTATATTCCAAAAACGGAACCTAAATCCAAAATTCTCTACTTTCATGGGGGAGGATGGGTAGTCGGAAGATTAAAAGACTTCGATCCATTCGCTCGTAAACTTGCTGAAATCACTTCGAGTATAGTATCCCTTGTAGATTATAGATTGGCTCCTGAAGCGCCTTTTCCTCAACCATTAGAAGATGCTTATACATCTTTGGAATGGATCTTTTCTCAAAATGAAAACATCTGGAAAGACCTTCCTTTGGTAGTGGCAGGCGACAGTGCCGGAGGAAATTTGGCTGCTTCTACTATTATGAGAGCTAAAGAAACGTCCGGTCCGAAAATCGATCTGCAAATTCTGATCTATCCGGTTACGGAGGCGATCTGCGATACTAATTCATATAAGGAATTCGAATTAGGTCCCGGCCTTACCAAAAAAGATATGGAATGGTTTATTGATCAGTATCTGCCTAATCATCACACAAGATCCGATCCGAAAGCTTCTCCCTTATACCATACCGATTGGAAGGATCTTCCTCCTGCTATTGTGTTTATCGCAAACATTGATCCGCTTAGAGACGATGGAAAACTATATGCAGAAAAACTAAAGGAAGCGGGAGTTTCCGTCTTATTCAAAGAATTTAAAGGATATACCCATGGATTTTTTACCAAGGTGAATCTTCTAAAAGCTCCGGACGAGGGATTACGAATTATCTCTGAAGAAATGGATCGTGTTTTCAAACGAAAAGAGGTTGTACTTTAGTGAAAAGTGTTAGATTGGTAGAATTCGGTTCCTCTTTAGAATGGGAAGAAA from Leptospira selangorensis includes:
- the dxs gene encoding 1-deoxy-D-xylulose-5-phosphate synthase, whose translation is MQQEDSLLNGIRLPADLRKLPLEELPKLCSEIRNYIIDTLSGIGGHFASNLGVVELTVALHYVFETPKDRLIWDVGHQTYPHKILTGRKEKLSTVRKFKGLSGFPKREESVYDLYNTGHAGTSISQALGEAVARDLTGKDYSVAAIIGDASIATGMALEAMNHAGHLKKDLLVVLNDNYMSISKNVGSISNYLNNIISSHFYLNWKRIFYTFLKWFPIVGPAMESFFKRVEKGFKDVFTPGGLFEDLGFIYIGPEDGHDVIRLVKMLSKIKTMKGPVLFHTITQKGKGYIPAEKDPIKYHGVTPFRKEDGAMDSGDSSKISYSKIVGKVLSDLTEKNPRIAAITPAMIEGSGLGEYVSKFPDHVYDVGIAEQHSVAFAGAMTNGDVIPYMCIYSTFLTRGMDQLVEDVSLMNLPVRFVIDRAGCVGPDGETHQGLFDLSYLLSLPNMDVFVPSSGQDLVDSLKYMENYDKSPIAIRFPKASVELSGLDFSAEKDLKPGSFRVIQRGTDIALLSIGSMLEEAKKATSILEQEGYSVTLIDLVWLRPLGKEALDEELSHVRHFAILDESYLDGGASGYLLNRISPEYLGRFIKTFAFPSEVIHHGERKEIFAEYGLDAISISKFLRENVKKEVLHGKRN
- a CDS encoding tetratricopeptide repeat protein, which produces MENLTPEDKLEASKFFYRTGDLDRAEFLLKSSLEDSESHETYFFLGLIENQRNNWKKGLYYFYRSVEVNSEYGNPCNEIGILLLRMGRERESVFWLKKSLRCTLNDAPHISLFNLATLYKIWNRPERSLQYLHKAIVMKPDFEEAKRLREELNSAI
- a CDS encoding GNAT family N-acetyltransferase; this translates as MSNETIIIRSARPEDAAATVPLIYSSGPAAWDYVFNEGKISAQDFLIKSFQGTKNTFSYKNHYLAEKKGEVVGSIVIFRSENFFFQNAATAGNIFRIYKLSAPKVAVRGLSMEGMIQPPKSGRLYLGHIAVPQKERRQGIAEKLIKFAVSTYPDYDKISLDVSQENPNAQGLYKKLGFEILESRNFAGPKGLVPNHYYMEANRSSF
- a CDS encoding alpha/beta hydrolase, translated to MEFAPEMLEYANLISSKGLTGFTQGSIQERRDGYSAIGELLGEGPLMREVQDISIPSKSGNVFIKNYIPKTEPKSKILYFHGGGWVVGRLKDFDPFARKLAEITSSIVSLVDYRLAPEAPFPQPLEDAYTSLEWIFSQNENIWKDLPLVVAGDSAGGNLAASTIMRAKETSGPKIDLQILIYPVTEAICDTNSYKEFELGPGLTKKDMEWFIDQYLPNHHTRSDPKASPLYHTDWKDLPPAIVFIANIDPLRDDGKLYAEKLKEAGVSVLFKEFKGYTHGFFTKVNLLKAPDEGLRIISEEMDRVFKRKEVVL